In Clostridia bacterium, the DNA window CATGATGAAAGTAAAGAGAACATTTGGATAGCAGAAGCAGATGGGAAGCCAATAGGCATGATTGCTATTGTGAGGGCGGATGAATCAACAGCGCAGCTTCGCTGGTTCCTGATAGAACCACACATGCGCGGCATAGGACTTGGCTATAAGCTAATGAAAACAGCTATAGATTTTTGTAAAGAAAAGAAATACAAGCATGTTTTCCTTTGGACAGTAAGCATCCTGGAAGCAGCCCGCAGTCTTTACAAACGATTTGGTTTTGAGTTGACCGAAAGCAAGGCTAACGAAAGCTGGGGCGAGCACCTGATGGAAGAACGATGGGATCTGGATTTATAAGAGGGGTGCATATTCTTATCAGTAATAAGCAATGTGAGCGTAGCTAAGTATTGATAGACAAATAATTGTCTATAGATTAGAATAATATAGGGTGATGATTATGGAGAACGAAAATAAAGCTTTAAACAATAGTCTTGATAAAGCATTAAAGCTTTTGACTTATTTTAATGCTGACAGACGAATAATAGGTTTAAGTGAACTCTCAAGACTTTCAAATATACCTAAAGCAACAGTATACAGATTGATTTCCACTCTTCAAGCCCATGGTTTTATTAGTAAGGTGAGTATATTGGGCAAGGATAATCAATATAAGCTGGGACTTCGGTTTCTGGAATATGGGAAATTAGTTAGTGAAGATCTGGAAATCAGAAAGATTGCACTGCCTTATATGGAAAGGTTCAGGGACAAAGTAAATGAATGTGTGCAGCTTATAATAAGGGATAATGATGAGGCTATGTACATAGAAAAGCTTGAGTGCACGCGGGATATAAGGTTATATACCAGGACGGGCAGACGTGCTCCATTATTTGGAGGTGCCTGTCCTCGGGCTATATTAACATTTTTACCTGATGATGAAATAGATAGAATTCTCGAGTCCAGACCTTTAGTTAAAGTTACAGAAGGAACTATTGTGAATAAGATAAAGCTTATAGAGCTCATAAAACAAGATCGGCAAAGAGGTTATACTATAAGCTACGGGGAGCTGGAGCCGGAAACTGTAGCTATCGGTGCACCTATTTTTGACCATATGGGTAGTGTGATTGCTTCTGTTAGCGTTGCAGGACCAGATAGCCGTTTTACTGAAAAGGAAATTCCTTATCTTTTGGATGAATTGCTCAGAACAACAAAGGACATTTCAACGGCATTGGGTTATATCAAATAAATTGAGATGGGCTAAATAGAATAAAGCTATAAATTCAATTATGAGTTTATGGCTTTATTTTATTATGCATAAAAATTCAAATAATTTAGAAAATATTAAAAATATTCAAAAAACATATTGCAGAAAAATAAAATTAAAAATATAATGAAACTAATAATATTAAACCACTGGTTCACTAAATGAAACATAAGGAGGGATAAAATGAGAAATATCGTTGATTTGAACAGCGATGTAGGGGAAAGTTATGGAACCTATAAGCTAGGGCTAGATGAAGATGTGCTTAAGTATGTATCTTCTGTCAACATTGCATGTGGCTGGCATGCGGGAGACCCAATGGTTATGGAAAAAACCATTGCTTTAGCTAAAGAGAACAACCTAGGGATAGGTGCGCACCCCGGGTACCCTGACCTAATTGGGTTTGGAAGAAGAAACATGGATGTTACACCAAAGGAAGCAAGAAACTATTTGATTTATCAAATCGGTGCTTTGGCTGCGTTTGCCCAAGCAGCAGGAACTTCCTTACAGCACATAAAGCTTCATGGCGCATTCTATAACATGGTTTCAGCGGACGCTGTACTGGCAAAGGAGGTAGCCAAGGCTATATATGATGTGAATAAGAATTTAATAGTTCTGGCATTAGCTGGCAGCGAGCTGGTGAAGTCAGCAAAGGAACTGGGTCTTAAGGTTGCTGAAGAAGTTTTTGCTGATAGAGCCTATAATTCAAATGGTTCTTTGGTTTCAAGGAAGCTCCCGGGATCGGTAATACATGATAAAAATCTAGCTATTGAAAGAGTAAAAAGAATGGTCACTGAAGGAAAGGTCACCGCTATAGATGGAACGAATATAGATATAAATGCCGACTCAATTTGTGTTCATGGTGATAATCCTGAGGCAGTAGCTTTTGTAAAGCTTATTAGAGAAAGATTGGAGGTTGATGGAATACAAATCAAATCTATTAAAGAATTTATTTAAAAGGGGGAAAACACAATGACAACACCAAAAGTAGAGGCAAAGATAGGCGATAAAAAGAGCAAAATGTCAGCGCTCATAGGAGCAGCATTTATTATGGCTACTTCAGCAATTGGACCGGGATTCTTAACACAAACTGCGGTTTTCACAGCACAATATAAAGCTTCCTTTGGATTCGTTATCCTACTATCTATTCTCATTGATATCGGGGCTCAGATGAATGTATGGAGAGTTATAGGGATATCCGGGCTAAGAGGTCAGGATATCGCCAATAAGGTATTACCGGGACTGGGATATTTTGTAGCTGCATGTGTGGCATTAGGAGGACTTGCATTTAACATAGGAAATATAGCAGGTTCTGCTCTGGGTATAAATGTTCTGTTTGGTATGGATGTAAAGATAGCAGCTATAGTATCTTGTGTAATAGCAATTGTAGTATTTATGTCAAAGCAAATAGGTAATGCTATGGACACTTTCGCAAAGGTACTGGGCTTACTAATGATTGTAGTAGTTTCATATGTTGCATTTGTCACTCAGCCTCCTGTAGGTGAAGCGATTGTAAGAACTTTTGTACCCTTGGAATTTTCTTTCTTAACGTTGATAACATTAGTTGGTGGTACCGTGGGCGGTTACATTACCTTTGCAGGTGGCCACAGATTAATAGATGCAGGAATCACCGGAGAGGAAAATGTAAAGGAAATAACAAAAGCATCAGTAACAGGTATTATAATAGCATCAGTAATGAGAATTCTTTTATTCTTAGCTGTTTTGGGTGTTGTAGCTAAAGGTTTACAATTGGATCCTGCTAATCCTCCAGCCTCTGCTTTTAAGCTTGGTGCAGGCATGATAGGATATAAGTTCTTCGGTGTAGTTCTTTGGGCAGCTGCCATAACTTCTGTTGTAGGTGCGGCTTATACTTCGGTATCCTTCCTGAGATCCTTCTCAAAGAATATAGAAAATTACTACAGATACTGGATTATTGGCTTTATAGTTGTATCAACACTTATTTTCGTCACAGTAGGACAGCCGATAAAGCTCTTAATCCTTGCCGGTTCACTTAATGGTCTTATCCTCCCCATAACTCTTGGTACTATGCTTTTGGCATCTGGAAACAAGAATATAGTAGGTGACTACAAGCATCCCAAGTGGTTATTATGGATTGGTATTTTAGTTGTTTTAATAGCAGTATTTGCTGGCTATAAGTCAATACTCGGAATAGGTAAATTGTTCTAAGGCTTGTTTTATGAGAGGGTGCCCTTTGGCACCTTCTCTAAATTATGAATCAAGGGTGTGGTAATAATATGTACGAAAAAGGGCACTACTTAATGTCAGGTGATAAAGGCCTGGTAGTTGAATTTGGAAATGAAATAAGTGAAGCAGTAAACAAAAAAGTAAGGAATTTATATTTAGCGATTAAAAAGAGTCAAATGCCAGGGATATATGAAATGATTCCCACATACAGATCACTTTTAATACAATACAATCCTATAGAAATAGAAGTAAATAAGTTGATAGAGAAGCTTATGGAAATCGAAATGTCTCTTGACAGCATTGACCTTCCAAAGCCAAGAATAATTGAGATACCAACCATATACGGCGGTGAATTCGGAGAAGATTTAAAATTTGTGTCAGAACATAATGGGATGAGTGAAGATGAAGTAATCAAGATTCATTCATCTGTTGATTATCGTATATACATGCTTGGCTTTAGTCCCGGTTTTCCTTATTTGGGAGGAATGTCTGAAAAGATAGAGACACCCAGACTAAAAATCCCAAGAACAAAGATACCTGCAGGATCTGTAGGTATAGCAGGCAAGCAGACTGGTATATATCCCATGGAAAGTCCCGGTGGATGGCAGCTTATTGGAAAAACTCCTCTCAAGCTGTACGATCCCAAGAGTGAAACACCTATAATATTACAGGCTGGGGATTATATCAGGTTTGTACCGATAAAGAAAGACGAGTATGTCAGTATATGCAGTTTGGTAGAGAAAAATCAGTATGAGATCAAAATAGTAATGGAATAGGTATATTGAACGCACAATAGGAATTATATCAGGTATGGTGCGAATTCAATAACAACCAAGGAAACTTTTTGCGAAACTTGAATAGTAATGCAAAGGATGTTTCGCAAAACGTATAGGGAGGAAGATATGAAAGATATAGCAATTGTCAATCCCGGCCTTTATACGACTGTGCAGGACAGAGGAAGATGGGGATATCAAGAGTTTGGGATGCCTGTTACTGGAGCTATGGATGACTATTCCTTAAGGGCAGCCAACATACTTGTAGGCAATGATGAATATGATGCGGCTTTGGAAACTACCTTGAATGGACCTGAAATATCCTTTAATATTGATGCGGTTGTTGCAATTACCGGCGCAAATATGGTGCCTAGGGTAAATGGTAATATTGTACCAATGTGGAGATCTCTTATACTATCAAAAGGTGATGTGCTTTCCTTCTCCATGGTAAATGAAGGAACAAGAGGTTATATTGCTTTTGCCGGTGGCTTGGATATCCCAATTGTTATGGGCAGCTGTTCAACCTTTGTCAGGGGTGGAATAGGCGGTTATGAAGGCAGAAAGCTTAAAAGCGGCGATGAAATAAATCTAAGGAACAGCAATGTTTCTATACAGAAGCTGGCAAACAGGGTTATACCATTGCAATATATACCTGAATATAAGCAGAACTGCCGTATAAGAGCTATTCTAGGCCCTCAGGATGACTGTTTTACTGAAGAAAGTGTAGAGAAGTTTTTCAATTCTGAGTATGAGGTAACAAATGAAGCGGATAGAATGGGCTATAGACTATCAGGTCCTGCTTTGGAGCATAAAGCCGGAGCTGATATAATTTCTGACGGTATAAATTTAGGATCTATTCAGATACCCGGACATGGTACTCCTATAGTAATGATGGCTGATAGACAGACTACCGGGGGATATACAAAAATAGCTACGATAATTTCGACAGATGTGTCCTTGATGGCACAGTTAAAG includes these proteins:
- a CDS encoding biotin-dependent carboxyltransferase family protein; translation: MKDIAIVNPGLYTTVQDRGRWGYQEFGMPVTGAMDDYSLRAANILVGNDEYDAALETTLNGPEISFNIDAVVAITGANMVPRVNGNIVPMWRSLILSKGDVLSFSMVNEGTRGYIAFAGGLDIPIVMGSCSTFVRGGIGGYEGRKLKSGDEINLRNSNVSIQKLANRVIPLQYIPEYKQNCRIRAILGPQDDCFTEESVEKFFNSEYEVTNEADRMGYRLSGPALEHKAGADIISDGINLGSIQIPGHGTPIVMMADRQTTGGYTKIATIISTDVSLMAQLKPGNKVSFEKTDVQEAHRILSEYEDKISAIKSYVNSSQLKLGRPKRYSLRIEGVSYEVMVEEID
- a CDS encoding NRAMP family divalent metal transporter, which gives rise to MTTPKVEAKIGDKKSKMSALIGAAFIMATSAIGPGFLTQTAVFTAQYKASFGFVILLSILIDIGAQMNVWRVIGISGLRGQDIANKVLPGLGYFVAACVALGGLAFNIGNIAGSALGINVLFGMDVKIAAIVSCVIAIVVFMSKQIGNAMDTFAKVLGLLMIVVVSYVAFVTQPPVGEAIVRTFVPLEFSFLTLITLVGGTVGGYITFAGGHRLIDAGITGEENVKEITKASVTGIIIASVMRILLFLAVLGVVAKGLQLDPANPPASAFKLGAGMIGYKFFGVVLWAAAITSVVGAAYTSVSFLRSFSKNIENYYRYWIIGFIVVSTLIFVTVGQPIKLLILAGSLNGLILPITLGTMLLASGNKNIVGDYKHPKWLLWIGILVVLIAVFAGYKSILGIGKLF
- a CDS encoding IclR family transcriptional regulator — its product is MENENKALNNSLDKALKLLTYFNADRRIIGLSELSRLSNIPKATVYRLISTLQAHGFISKVSILGKDNQYKLGLRFLEYGKLVSEDLEIRKIALPYMERFRDKVNECVQLIIRDNDEAMYIEKLECTRDIRLYTRTGRRAPLFGGACPRAILTFLPDDEIDRILESRPLVKVTEGTIVNKIKLIELIKQDRQRGYTISYGELEPETVAIGAPIFDHMGSVIASVSVAGPDSRFTEKEIPYLLDELLRTTKDISTALGYIK
- the pxpB gene encoding 5-oxoprolinase subunit PxpB yields the protein MYEKGHYLMSGDKGLVVEFGNEISEAVNKKVRNLYLAIKKSQMPGIYEMIPTYRSLLIQYNPIEIEVNKLIEKLMEIEMSLDSIDLPKPRIIEIPTIYGGEFGEDLKFVSEHNGMSEDEVIKIHSSVDYRIYMLGFSPGFPYLGGMSEKIETPRLKIPRTKIPAGSVGIAGKQTGIYPMESPGGWQLIGKTPLKLYDPKSETPIILQAGDYIRFVPIKKDEYVSICSLVEKNQYEIKIVME
- a CDS encoding 5-oxoprolinase subunit PxpA, translating into MRNIVDLNSDVGESYGTYKLGLDEDVLKYVSSVNIACGWHAGDPMVMEKTIALAKENNLGIGAHPGYPDLIGFGRRNMDVTPKEARNYLIYQIGALAAFAQAAGTSLQHIKLHGAFYNMVSADAVLAKEVAKAIYDVNKNLIVLALAGSELVKSAKELGLKVAEEVFADRAYNSNGSLVSRKLPGSVIHDKNLAIERVKRMVTEGKVTAIDGTNIDINADSICVHGDNPEAVAFVKLIRERLEVDGIQIKSIKEFI